From Selenomonas sp. AB3002, one genomic window encodes:
- a CDS encoding DUF3793 family protein produces MGFHAAPLLTGLRPACLLSFQKSRFEDFEGLLASYLPCFQCKGISVFRLSEGSEFVLLLFYRAALLEKVMRQRAAQEILLEMGYREGESLADMLEYLRSRMQVRKSFPHEVGLFLGYPPADVRGFIEHRGQGFACAGYWKVYSNEKRARELFRLYSECSHAFCTSLERGEPFPELVQAV; encoded by the coding sequence ATGGGCTTTCACGCGGCGCCTCTTCTGACGGGGCTGCGTCCTGCCTGCCTGCTCTCTTTCCAAAAGAGCAGGTTTGAGGATTTTGAGGGATTGCTGGCTTCTTATCTGCCTTGTTTCCAATGCAAGGGCATTTCGGTCTTCCGGCTTTCTGAAGGGTCCGAGTTCGTGCTGCTGCTTTTTTACCGGGCGGCGCTATTGGAAAAAGTCATGCGGCAGCGGGCAGCTCAGGAGATCTTGCTGGAAATGGGCTATCGGGAAGGGGAGAGCCTGGCGGATATGCTGGAGTATCTTCGCTCCCGCATGCAGGTGAGAAAATCCTTTCCCCATGAGGTGGGACTTTTCCTGGGGTATCCCCCGGCTGATGTGAGAGGATTCATTGAGCATCGGGGGCAGGGCTTTGCCTGTGCCGGGTATTGGAAGGTTTACAGCAATGAGAAGCGGGCAAGGGAGCTTTTCAGGCTGTATTCCGAGTGCAGTCATGCCTTCTGCACCAGTTTGGAGAGGGGAGAACCTTTCCCTGAACTGGTGCAGGCAGTTTAG